One Arachis hypogaea cultivar Tifrunner chromosome 2, arahy.Tifrunner.gnm2.J5K5, whole genome shotgun sequence genomic window, CATCATGATATCCATCTCCGGAGGAGCCGCATTGCATAAATTGCAGAAACCAAGCCAAACTCCAGTCCTCTGTTGCGGTTTCCCTGCCGGAGCTTGATTCCGGATCCCAGGTATTTTTCTATAGATTTTTCAATTTGCCCTTTACTCTTCTCATTCTATTGTTCAATAACATTTTCAATAATCCTATTTATTTGTAATTAATAGtaacattttaattataaaatcattACAAGTAGTACAGATTTATGTATTCCTCTTTTTTAACGGGTTCTATTCAACAGTCACAACCAAAATTAATATCCATTTAAAATTATTGCTCCCCATTGCCTTTCACAATTTAGTTGGAATGGATTATCATTCTTTGACCATGTCTTATTCTCTTTGTTGTAGAAAAATTTTCAGTAACAATGACAGAGTGGAAGACTTAATATCCAAAATAACTAGATTAAAGAGGCGGAGAGTaatcctttcaaaaaaaaaaaaaagacaagaagATATGTGCCTCCAACATATGATTATCCAATTTGGTTTGTTTAACATATTCTATTTGTTCTTAGTGGAATTATCTCACATGCTAGCTGATCTTccttttaatcattttttatttatggcTTCCACTCAACTTGTATATTGTTTTGCTAATAgttaaaataaagataactaTGTGCAATTAAAATATGTGGCAATTAGGATCACGGATAAAATGCTTTATGGTTTTGTTAAATAAAATACTCAATTATGCAACACAACTATTTCTTATCCTTCACTTTTCTTACCTTTAATTATGGAAGGAAATATGATaaattgtaattataaatattatttctcCATACAAATAATTGTATCCGTTCACCCTGTTTCCTTCAATTCATTCTATTCTATTCCACTTCGTTACCCTACTTCCTATTGATTCAAACATAGCTTATATATGTTTTTACATGTAAATATACAATTCTCTTTAAAGAATCTATGGTCACCAGGAACCATTCTCTCTATCCTTTCTATGTTCTACATAATTGGATTAAGGTATAAATATTTTTACGTTTTGCAAGAACTGTGGTGATAGAAAAGTTTACTTGTTGCTTTGGCTTACTGATTgtccttgcttttgtattgtaATGTAAGTAGTGCTTTCGTAGCAACGCTAAGGAAATTGACTTCATCAAAGCATCTCTGTCCCTAAACTTGATCTTCAATAAATTGATTGCTTGGAATTTATTTGAAACAATGAAGCGGGCTTGGGATTattaattgcaaggaatttattgtaaaaaaatttttggtATTATGTTGTTTGTTAGAAAGTTCAGAGCTTTGCTGTGTAGTTGACTATTTCATATGTGGTAAGTCTTTTAAACTCCTATTAAGTCCTTAGCTAAAGTTTCTGAATTGTAATCCCTTTGTGTATGCATGTTTTAGTTGATCTATTCAACAAAGGAGTATAAAAATCTCTCTGTACTTTTGCAATGAAAATTACTTCATGATGTGATAAGTTACTGCAATAGACACTTAGTGCATATGTATTTAGTACGTAATAATACTAATTTCTGTATTTTACTAATTTTCTATTCGTTAATGAAGTTTATCCAAAAGTAATAATAGTGATTTCAATTTCTCAATCATTTATTTCATCTACAAGAATTGAATACACAAGTTCAAGCATTCAGGCTTCTATTTTGTTTAAAttctgtaataaataaataaaagcaatgattaatagaataatatatcAGTTCTAATATAGACCTAGAGTCTAAGCTTGTGATATGAATTTAAGTTTCTTTTATACAACTCTTAATTCTTTTAGTTGCTGAGGATGCGAAGGGTGTGGATATGGCGTGCTTTGTGCCTTGGCTTTCTCAGTGAGAGAGAGTAAAACCAACCATTTCTCCATTTGAACTGCAGCCATAGAAGAAATTGTTGAGAGTTAGTAGGCTGCGTGTAAAACAGTAGTCAGTGACACTCAAATGAGGTCTAAGCATTGAATAAAGGAAAAACTTTTATTATAGCCATTAAGATCTACCATACCATCATGTTGAAAAAGTTACTTGCTACCTCCATCTTTGTCACTTTATTTTAAGTTTAAGACCCGGTGCATGAAGCAAATAATGAAAAACTATGTAAATTATTATCTATAGTTCTTAAGGAAGTCGTACCTTTTGATGCAATGTAATGGTTTTAAAAGTTTTTACTACAATAGTATTTTGTTTCTGAGTTAGTGTTGTTTAACTTGCGGTTGAGTGGGTTTGTACTAAAATGTGTTAACAAATTTAGAGTAAAGAGGTTTACGCCCAAAAAAAGGAGCAAAGAGGGCAATATATTTAAAAGTTACTCACATAGAATTCTTCAACTAAATTCCATGCTTTTGTAGCTTTTATCGAGCAAAATTTGCCAATTATGTttacttttcttcttattttgtttagaaattattttttctaaaatgttGAGTGATTTCTTTTTGCATTCCTTAGACAGAGTGTAGTTCTTTCTCAAGTCACAAACACTATCTGCAAGTTTAGCTGGTGACCGTCTGCAAATAAAAGACCTGGTAATAGATGTTGAATTATCAGAGAAAAGTAAATCACAGCTACTATGTCTCCTTCACATCCAGTGGGATCAATTTCTGGTACggaaaatgacaaaaaaataagtcTGTCTTTTTTTTCCCCAATATCCAGACACatttagtaaaaaataaatatagtagttatttgtAGATTAATAAGGGGTATACATATGAACAAAAGTCTACTCAGAATGATTTTTTTATGtagttattagtttttattttgggtgtgttatatatatatgagtCAATGTGAAAGAATATAACCTTCATATGATGATGGACAAAAATCAACCATAGAATATCACAAGAGTAGATTTTGGTATACAAAAGATAGATGATAATAAAATGGAAAAAGTAAAACGTGTTGTAGCAGCAATAAAGGCAAAAATTCTAGCAAATGAGAAAGATGACCAAATTCGAGAACTAACTTCTTCATTGATTGAAAAGCAGGCAATCTCTTAGCATATAAGGTAGTTTCTTATGTTACTCATTCTGTTAGTGATGGATCTTACATATTTTTTGCTTATCTTACTTCATCATGGAAGTGTTTATTTACTTTTGGTTTTTTAGAAAAATTCTATGCTCTTTGGTGTTATTACTTTAAGTCTTTTGAATTTTATTGCTTCATTGTACTAAGTAGTAGTATTACTGATGTGAAGTTGAATCATTTCAATTAAACTGAATTTAGCCCTGAAGGCATGAATTACAAAATAGTCACTTTAAAGTTTAGCTATTTAGATAGTAATATACTACTATGTATGTTGTGCTTATGTTCGTTTGATAATATGCAGTTACAGGTTACACCAAAGACAACGATTATGGCCTTGCTAGTGAGAAAtggttttttatagttttttaagtAGTTTTGTCAATAATCCTATAAGATATTTTATTGGACctataaaagtaataaaaagttGAGGACATCtccttcattttttattttcatgaacGGATGGCTTCAGATATCCCATGTATATACATACCAAAAGCAATGGATTACTTTCATAATTTCATTTTCAACTAATTTCAATTAAACAAGTCATGTATCTTCAATCGAGATGTTAATAAATTATGTTGAATGTGAAAGCCATAGTTTTATTGAATGAATAAATTTTCTATGTTGGTGTCATTTTAAATTTTCCTTCTATTCTCTTTGCTAATTGTTACAATAGTTATGGAAGAAGCTGCATGATGTTATGCTTTTTTTATTATTCGAAGTTGTCTTATTCTTTTATAATTGTTATTTGATGATaatctcttttattattttaaattgtttttttttatgcTTTGGAGTGCCAATGTCTACAGTATGGCTCTCTATTCATATTTCATTTGAGAAATTTGGTTTCAATCATTATAAGTTTGCTGATAATATTTTCAATGTATTTTGTAAAAGACTTCATTTACAACTAAAGAAAGtaaatcaaatattttattacTAATTTATAGGCAAATTATTATCGATATCTCTTATTATGCTAATTTTAAATGCtgcaaataaataatataaaattatcttttaaaagtaGAGTTATCCATTTATTAGCCAAGCTTAAATTTGAATTATGCAAATgacttttttaaagaaataacaaTTGTGTATTTTATTAGTGAAAGTAATTTTGAAAATAGTTGCTATCATTAAAGAAATAACAATTGTGTATTTTATTAGTGAAAGTAATTTTGAAAATAGTTGCTATCATGAcaaacaataaattaaatattttttattcaaaattttggtGAAAGAAGGTTAATTTGAAAtagttaattttatctttatataatagttaatttatctaattttttttaaattgttaaaatatattttaaaggttaccatttaataaaattttaaaaaatataaattagttgGATTAAACATAAgtaaattaattcttttaataaatatatattaatatttttagtaaacaAACTATACATAATACAATAAAATTGATTAAGTACACGACTCACGCAGATTATACCCAAAAGTTCTAATAATATATCTAAACGTCACTTAACTTAGTTAGTATTTATTCTGCGTGTGATTATAAAGGCAATTTACGTTTTTAAATTGTTTGAACCCCAAATTTACGCATATGCATTGTTTCAAAAATGGTTACGCAATTACGTTGTTTCACTATATTATATAAACCGCTattggcagtagcggtttataaTTGCACAGAAACCGCTAGAGCCAGCAGCGGATTCTGTTCAAAAAGTGCAGCATAGAAACCGCGGCAGCCCATTGCGATTTATGTTTGAGAGAAGTTGGTCataaaccgctgctggcagcagcggtttatgTGCGTGGGGATGTGTGCGTAAACCGCTAGAGGCTATAGCGGTTTACGTTAAGTATGCATGACTATATAAACCGCTGAGCCAGCCGCGGATTATGCAATTGTAAGTTGGGAGaggaaattctagagagagaaaattctagagagaggtcaGAGCAAGTTGAGAGGGGGTCCGAGGTATTTGAGGGGCGACTTCTGGCGGGATATCATGGCAGAAGACAGAAGGAGCATGTACCGATTGAACGGTGTTGCGCATGTTGCCGGTTCCATTGGTGACGAGGTTAGTTAattgttttggtattttttaagGCTTAACACTTTTTTAGCTAGAAGAATGATATGAATGCAAGCATATACGGATTTTATGGATTAGTcccttttagttttaaaaatagtATGAAGGTTAGAatataaagaaatttttttttttggaattttattgTTTAAGATTTGTAATACTTTTATAATTGTGGTTGTTATCTAATAAGTTAAGTTTGTTGTCATTTGTGCTATTGTAGTAAGTATTTTACAAATTAATTTCGCTAGTTTATTGACTTCTAATTTATAGGTTTTAGGGATTAATTTGTTTACCGGTCAAAAATTTATTGACATTTTTAAGATATGTGTTATTATTAGATAGAAAATTTTGTTATGGATTGGAGAATTTAATTGTATCCTGCATTTATTGTGCTGTTTTTTGCAGCCCACTAGGTGTATATACAGTGTGAGACGGCAACAGAATATGCCTATGCATGATAGGATCATCCCGTATTTAGAGAGGGTTGGATTGTACCATTTGGCCAGGCTAAACAGCCATTGGTTCTGGTTGGATGAGCCATTGGTTAGTGCGTTCGttgagaggtggcgtcctgagacgcacacgtttcacaTGCCTTTTGGAGAGTGCACAGTGACATTGCAGGACGTGGCTTTTCAGCTTGGGTTGCCTGTTGATGGGGAGGCTGTGAGTGGTTGCCTAGGTGAGTTTGAAACATACATTGAGGGTGATCGACCAGCCTGGGAGTGGTTTCAGGACCTATTCGGTGAGCTGCCACCACCGAATAAGGTCAAGCAGATGACGGTCCACTTTACATGGTTCCACGAGAGGTTTAGTGTGCTACCACCAGATGCGAACGAGGAGACAGTTCGCATATACGCACGTGCCTACATCATGATGCTTTTATCTACTCAGTTATTTGGGGACAAGAGTGCGAACCGAGTACATATACGGTGGTTGCCATTTGTAGCGAACCTTGATGAGATGGGGCGATATAGCTGGAGTTCGGCTGCGTTGGCTTGGTTGTACCGATGTATGTGTCGGGTAACAAACAGAAATGTGACTAACCTTGCGGGTCCCCTCCAGTTGCTACAGAGTTGGATATTCTGTACCTATTGGTCTATCAATGGATCCAGCAGCAGATCAGGAAAATTGTGTAGTTACAAACAATAAATTTTGAAGGATTTGAATGACAACAGAAGTAATAATTTGATACCTTCTATCTACCAATATGCAACAATAACTAACAAAGGCTACGGAATCAGAGGCATACAGATCACTAAGAATTAGTGAGGAATAAGAAAGAATATATTCACACATCAACAAACAAAATTACGAAGATAATATATTC contains:
- the LOC140178232 gene encoding serine/threonine-protein phosphatase 7 long form homolog, with product MAEDRRSMYRLNGVAHVAGSIGDEPTRCIYSVRRQQNMPMHDRIIPYLERVGLYHLARLNSHWFWLDEPLVSAFVERWRPETHTFHMPFGECTVTLQDVAFQLGLPVDGEAVSGCLGEFETYIEGDRPAWEWFQDLFGELPPPNKVKQMTVHFTWFHERFSVLPPDANEETVRIYARAYIMMLLSTQLFGDKSANRVHIRWLPFVANLDEMGRYSWSSAALAWLYRCMCRVTNRNVTNLAGPLQLLQSWIFCTYWSINGSSSRSGKLCSYKQ